In one Tindallia californiensis genomic region, the following are encoded:
- a CDS encoding BMC domain-containing protein, giving the protein MQALGFVETRSLVAALKAADAMAKAADVRVADFNRVGSGIVAVIVEGEVAAVKAAVEHGKAEAEKIAEIISWNVLARPHDDVANLMEQEE; this is encoded by the coding sequence ATGCAAGCCTTAGGCTTTGTAGAAACCAGAAGTTTAGTAGCCGCATTAAAAGCGGCGGACGCCATGGCAAAAGCCGCTGATGTAAGGGTCGCCGATTTTAATCGGGTTGGTTCAGGAATTGTAGCCGTCATTGTTGAAGGTGAAGTGGCTGCCGTGAAAGCGGCTGTCGAACATGGCAAAGCAGAAGCTGAAAAAATTGCTGAAATTATTTCATGGAATGTCTTAGCCCGACCACATGATGATGTGGCAAACCTGATGGAGCAGGAGGAATAG
- a CDS encoding BMC domain-containing protein, which yields MSGALGMIEAIGLTSAMTAVDAACKAADIQMVGHEKVIGAGAAITITVYFTGEVAAVQSGVDAGVKAAEVSGRVLSHRVIPRPDEDVMKKLIAVKKETKKTRLKDPKGPEKEAKS from the coding sequence ATGAGTGGAGCTCTTGGTATGATTGAAGCAATCGGACTGACCTCTGCCATGACAGCTGTTGATGCTGCTTGCAAAGCAGCTGATATTCAGATGGTCGGCCATGAAAAAGTCATTGGTGCCGGTGCCGCGATTACTATCACCGTTTATTTTACCGGTGAAGTAGCGGCTGTGCAATCAGGGGTTGACGCCGGTGTAAAAGCGGCCGAAGTATCCGGTCGTGTTCTGTCACATCGTGTGATTCCACGCCCCGATGAAGACGTTATGAAAAAGCTTATTGCTGTTAAGAAAGAAACTAAAAAAACAAGGTTGAAGGATCCAAAGGGTCCGGAAAAGGAGGCAAAGTCATGA
- a CDS encoding BMC domain-containing protein: MSQALGLVETKGLVGAIEAGDAMVKAASVTIEGFEKIGFGLVTVMVRGDVGAVKAATDAGAEAARAVGELHSVHVIPRPHSEVERAILKKSE; encoded by the coding sequence ATGAGTCAAGCATTAGGATTAGTAGAAACAAAAGGATTAGTAGGTGCGATTGAGGCTGGAGATGCCATGGTAAAAGCCGCTAGTGTTACGATTGAAGGCTTCGAAAAAATTGGATTTGGTCTTGTAACGGTTATGGTGCGAGGCGATGTAGGAGCCGTAAAAGCTGCAACCGACGCTGGTGCTGAAGCCGCCCGTGCTGTAGGCGAGCTTCATTCTGTACATGTTATTCCAAGACCTCATTCCGAAGTAGAACGTGCCATCCTTAAGAAGAGCGAATAG